In a genomic window of Leifsonia xyli subsp. cynodontis DSM 46306:
- a CDS encoding alpha/beta fold hydrolase, with protein sequence MTPTLVVATEYGSSSAPPLLYIRALPAESRQPRGFGRALERWVLRGPTRERSVYAVGRPMSLPLDADMSRLAEVYANVVRRRFDGPVSLMGMSTGASVALQLAADHPELVDSLVVAAGAGCLSPRGRAVQRRYAAMLAAGGHRAAAELASATMSSRRLDPLVRAATRLLPAPDDIESLLTILRAEDGFDVRDRLGRVGAPTLILSGGRDVFYPADLGRETAVRMPRATHIVYRDRTHGGVPLHPRFADDIAAFLRRTQQAG encoded by the coding sequence ATGACACCGACGCTCGTGGTCGCGACGGAGTATGGTTCGTCCTCCGCTCCACCTCTCCTCTATATCCGCGCTCTTCCCGCTGAGAGCCGCCAGCCGCGCGGTTTCGGACGGGCGCTCGAGCGGTGGGTGCTGCGCGGGCCGACGCGCGAACGCTCCGTCTACGCGGTCGGACGCCCGATGTCGCTGCCGCTGGATGCGGACATGTCGCGGCTCGCCGAGGTGTACGCCAACGTCGTGCGGAGGCGTTTCGACGGGCCGGTCTCCCTGATGGGGATGTCGACGGGCGCGAGCGTCGCCCTACAGCTCGCGGCCGACCATCCCGAGCTCGTGGACAGCCTGGTCGTCGCCGCGGGCGCCGGATGCCTCAGTCCGCGGGGCCGGGCCGTGCAGCGCCGGTACGCGGCGATGCTGGCGGCGGGGGGCCACCGGGCTGCGGCGGAGCTGGCGAGCGCGACGATGTCGTCTCGGCGCCTGGACCCGCTGGTGCGAGCGGCGACGAGGCTTCTTCCCGCGCCCGATGACATCGAGAGCCTCTTGACGATCCTGCGCGCAGAAGACGGGTTCGATGTCCGGGACCGTTTGGGTCGGGTCGGTGCCCCGACGCTCATCCTCTCCGGCGGGCGGGATGTGTTCTACCCGGCCGACCTCGGTCGCGAGACGGCGGTGAGGATGCCACGCGCCACGCACATCGTCTACCGGGACCGGACGCACGGCGGCGTCCCGCTGCATCCGAGGTTCGCCGACGACATCGCCGCGTTCCTGCGGCGGACGCAGCAGGCGGGGTGA
- a CDS encoding sensor histidine kinase: MTAARSAGAPRAGRVRGWFANIRPFRSWTLRSRVVLVVVAMLAVLGAVIGTVSVLALKTYLMQRLDGQLTSALSRGAHTADSLFGVSPTGPEGIRIVAVPGQPTGTFGTIRSGNQFLFPVILTDRPAGSSDNHPAEPRVVGLIPGDQLRSLPADANPRTIDFGSAYGDYRVAAYPLENGDSVIIGLPLSDVQATVGRLTFVIVLVALSGIVFAFLLASFVIRLAMRPLERVAGTAEQVAHMPLDRGDVALSVRVPEEDTDAHTEVGKVGAALNRMLGHVASALTARQASELKVRQFVADASHELRTPLASIRGYAELTRRSPHELPRDVTHSLGRIESEATRMTSLVEDLLLLARLDEGRELDRDPVDLSLLLVDALSDAHAAGPGHAWSILLPEEPVDAPGDAQRLHEVVANLLANARLHTPEGTKVVASLTVDAEAGQAVVTIADDGPGIPEGLQSTLFERFARGDSSRARTTGSTGLGLAIVQAVVVAHDGTVSVQSRPGDTVFTVRLPLARAAEQATADGADAGAATEDAAANQMAPETEPGAGDAP, encoded by the coding sequence ATGACCGCTGCCCGCTCGGCAGGCGCCCCGAGAGCCGGCCGTGTGCGCGGCTGGTTCGCGAACATCCGTCCATTCCGTTCGTGGACCCTCCGCAGCCGGGTGGTTCTCGTCGTCGTCGCGATGCTCGCGGTTCTCGGCGCGGTGATCGGGACGGTCAGCGTCCTCGCGCTGAAGACCTACCTGATGCAGCGCCTCGACGGGCAGCTCACGAGCGCGCTCTCCCGGGGTGCGCACACCGCCGACAGCCTGTTCGGCGTGTCGCCGACCGGGCCCGAGGGCATCCGCATCGTCGCCGTCCCCGGCCAGCCGACGGGGACGTTCGGCACCATTCGCAGCGGGAACCAGTTCCTCTTCCCGGTCATCCTCACCGACCGTCCGGCCGGCAGCTCCGACAACCACCCGGCGGAGCCGCGGGTCGTCGGGCTCATCCCGGGCGATCAGCTCCGCTCTCTGCCCGCGGACGCCAATCCGCGCACGATCGACTTCGGCTCCGCCTACGGCGACTACCGCGTCGCCGCGTACCCGCTCGAGAACGGCGACTCCGTGATCATCGGCCTGCCGCTCAGCGATGTGCAGGCGACCGTGGGCCGGCTGACGTTCGTCATCGTCCTGGTCGCCCTCTCCGGGATCGTCTTCGCCTTTCTCCTCGCGAGCTTCGTGATCCGCCTGGCCATGCGCCCGCTGGAGCGTGTCGCGGGGACGGCCGAGCAGGTGGCGCACATGCCGCTCGACCGCGGCGATGTGGCGCTCTCCGTCCGTGTCCCCGAGGAGGACACCGACGCGCACACCGAGGTGGGCAAAGTCGGCGCGGCCCTCAACCGGATGCTGGGGCACGTCGCGTCGGCCCTGACCGCCCGGCAGGCGAGCGAGCTGAAGGTGCGCCAGTTCGTCGCCGACGCGAGTCACGAGCTGCGCACGCCGCTGGCGTCCATCCGCGGGTACGCCGAGCTGACCCGCCGCTCCCCGCACGAGCTGCCGCGCGATGTCACCCATTCGCTCGGCCGCATCGAGTCGGAGGCAACCCGGATGACCTCGCTCGTCGAGGACCTCCTCCTCCTCGCCCGCCTGGACGAGGGCCGCGAGCTCGACCGGGACCCCGTCGATCTCTCACTGCTGCTCGTGGACGCGCTGAGCGACGCCCACGCCGCCGGGCCCGGCCACGCCTGGAGCATCCTCCTGCCGGAGGAGCCCGTCGACGCGCCGGGCGACGCGCAGCGGCTGCATGAGGTCGTGGCGAACCTGTTGGCGAACGCGCGCCTGCACACACCGGAGGGGACGAAGGTCGTGGCGTCGCTGACGGTGGATGCGGAGGCCGGGCAGGCCGTTGTGACCATCGCGGACGACGGTCCCGGCATCCCGGAGGGGCTGCAATCCACGCTGTTCGAGCGGTTCGCACGCGGCGATAGCTCGCGGGCCCGGACGACGGGCTCGACGGGCCTGGGGCTGGCGATCGTCCAGGCCGTCGTGGTGGCGCACGACGGGACGGTGTCTGTGCAGAGCCGGCCGGGTGACACCGTGTTCACGGTGCGGTTGCCGCTGGCGCGCGCCGCCGAGCAGGCGACGGCGGACGGAGCCGATGCCGGAGCCGCAACAGAAGACGCAGCCGCAAACCAGATGGCTCCGGAGACCGAGCCGGGGGCGGGGGACGCGCCATGA
- a CDS encoding response regulator transcription factor, whose product MRKVTTNTRAASGPSTQPRTLLRRADGSSIRVLVVDDESTLTDLLAMALHYEDWEVKTASNGQQALQLSREFRPDVVVLDIMLPDIDGLQVLSRMRADGNEAPVLFLTAKDSLDDRIAGLTAGGDDYVTKPFSLEELVARLRGLLRRSRAAVADQDDPVLVVGDLVLDEDSYEVHRDGEPIQLTATEFELLRFLMRNPRRVLSKAQILDRVWSYDFGGSSSVVELYISYLRKKIDAGRTPMIHTVRGAGYMVKAVQ is encoded by the coding sequence ATGAGAAAGGTGACCACCAATACCCGAGCCGCCTCCGGCCCCTCCACTCAGCCCCGAACCCTTCTGCGCCGCGCGGACGGCAGTTCCATCCGCGTCCTGGTCGTCGATGATGAGTCCACGCTGACGGATCTGCTCGCCATGGCCCTCCACTATGAGGACTGGGAGGTGAAGACCGCCTCGAACGGTCAGCAGGCTCTCCAGCTCTCCCGCGAGTTCAGGCCGGATGTCGTGGTTCTGGACATCATGCTCCCCGACATCGACGGCTTGCAGGTGCTTTCCCGGATGCGCGCCGACGGCAATGAGGCTCCCGTCCTCTTCCTCACCGCGAAAGACTCGCTGGACGACCGCATCGCCGGTCTCACCGCCGGAGGAGACGACTACGTCACGAAACCGTTCAGCCTGGAGGAGCTGGTCGCCCGCCTCCGCGGCCTGCTGCGCCGGTCACGCGCCGCGGTCGCCGATCAGGACGACCCTGTTCTCGTCGTGGGCGACCTCGTGCTGGATGAGGACAGCTACGAGGTGCATCGCGACGGCGAGCCGATCCAGCTGACGGCCACCGAGTTCGAACTGCTGCGCTTCCTCATGCGGAATCCGCGGCGCGTGCTCAGCAAGGCGCAGATCCTCGACCGGGTGTGGAGCTACGACTTCGGGGGGTCCTCCAGTGTGGTCGAGCTGTACATCTCGTACCTGCGCAAGAAGATCGACGCGGGGCGCACCCCGATGATCCACACCGTCCGCGGAGCCGGTTATATGGTGAAGGCCGTGCAATGA
- a CDS encoding ABC transporter permease: protein MFGTYLRRELLNRRKQTAIIAIGMALAIALVIIVNAVFAGVKEAQASVLQSVYGVGTDITVSQPATAQTANAQRGPGGGPRFDFGAEAGTDTGSGRQVDTSRLEPTRGATVMDASTLATVKKVENVSAAASVLSLTNTSFSGTLPDFQQMREQRQAGGSGSGQTETTPPPTGGADGAGGSSFTVDSFSVIGLDPAGESVGPLASVSLSSGRTFTAADKGADVTILDAAYAKTANKAVGDTIAIGGTDVKVIGIVSATGADSTTAANAYLPLDVAQTLSGQSGKISSVFVTAASSSDIDQIKADLTKALPDATVSTQADLASTVSGSLGSAGQLIANLGTWLSVIVLAAAFLIAILFTISGVTRRTREFGTLKAIGWSNRRIVGQVAGESVVQGLIGSVIGVAVGLLGVLVVNVISPTLTGSIGAGSAEAAGRGAGATPGGPGTGTSAEGGFGGGGFEGLRAASRSTADISLHAPVTVWIVIGAVGLALLGGLIAGAIGGWRASRLRPAAALRSVA, encoded by the coding sequence ATGTTCGGGACCTATCTGCGGCGTGAGCTGCTCAACCGCCGCAAGCAGACAGCCATCATCGCCATCGGCATGGCCCTCGCGATCGCGCTCGTCATCATCGTCAACGCCGTCTTCGCCGGGGTCAAGGAAGCCCAGGCGAGCGTCCTGCAATCCGTCTACGGTGTCGGCACCGACATCACGGTCAGCCAGCCGGCCACCGCGCAGACCGCGAACGCGCAGCGGGGCCCCGGGGGCGGACCGCGCTTCGACTTCGGCGCCGAGGCGGGCACCGACACCGGGAGCGGCCGCCAGGTCGACACCTCCCGTCTAGAGCCCACCCGCGGCGCGACCGTGATGGACGCCAGCACGCTGGCGACCGTGAAGAAAGTCGAGAACGTCTCCGCCGCCGCGTCGGTGCTGTCGCTCACGAACACCAGTTTCAGCGGCACCCTCCCCGACTTCCAGCAGATGCGCGAACAACGGCAGGCCGGAGGGAGCGGGAGCGGCCAGACCGAGACCACGCCGCCGCCGACAGGCGGCGCGGACGGCGCCGGCGGCAGTTCGTTCACCGTGGACTCCTTCTCGGTCATCGGTCTCGACCCGGCCGGCGAATCGGTCGGACCGCTCGCCTCGGTGTCGCTGTCGAGCGGCCGCACCTTCACCGCCGCCGACAAGGGCGCGGATGTGACGATCCTGGACGCCGCATACGCCAAGACCGCGAACAAGGCCGTCGGCGACACGATCGCCATCGGCGGCACCGATGTCAAGGTGATCGGGATCGTCTCCGCCACCGGCGCCGACTCGACGACCGCGGCCAACGCTTATCTCCCCCTGGATGTCGCACAGACCCTCTCGGGCCAGTCCGGCAAGATTTCGTCGGTCTTTGTCACGGCCGCCTCCTCCAGCGACATCGATCAGATCAAAGCCGATCTGACCAAAGCGCTCCCCGACGCGACGGTCAGCACCCAGGCCGACCTGGCGTCCACGGTCTCCGGCTCGCTCGGCAGCGCCGGGCAGCTGATCGCGAACCTCGGCACTTGGCTCTCGGTCATCGTGCTCGCGGCGGCTTTCCTCATCGCCATCCTGTTCACCATCTCCGGCGTCACCCGGCGCACCCGCGAGTTCGGCACCCTGAAGGCGATCGGCTGGTCCAACCGCCGCATCGTCGGGCAGGTCGCGGGAGAGTCGGTCGTGCAGGGGCTCATCGGCAGCGTCATCGGTGTGGCGGTCGGCCTCCTCGGCGTGCTCGTGGTGAACGTGATCTCCCCGACTCTGACCGGCAGCATCGGTGCCGGCTCAGCCGAGGCTGCCGGCCGGGGAGCGGGCGCCACACCCGGCGGCCCCGGCACGGGCACCAGCGCCGAGGGCGGCTTCGGCGGCGGGGGCTTCGAGGGTCTCCGGGCCGCCTCGCGGAGCACCGCCGACATCTCCCTCCACGCCCCGGTGACCGTCTGGATCGTCATCGGTGCCGTCGGCCTCGCCCTCCTCGGCGGTCTGATCGCCGGAGCCATCGGCGGGTGGCGCGCCTCCCGTCTCCGTCCCGCGGCCGCCCTGCGGTCGGTCGCCTGA
- a CDS encoding ABC transporter ATP-binding protein, producing MYTLTNVTKKYTRSKREVIALKDVTLDIPDGQLVAIQGPTGGGKSTLLQMLGALDRPSSGDVSLGKSSLSTLGDHKLTALRASEIGFVFQGFNLIPTLSAQENVETALAPLRISAGERKRRAAEALASVGLADRGNHLPSELSGGQQQRVAIARALAKNPGVLLADEPTGNLDEETRDEIMDLLEGLWRDRGLTVVIVTHDTAVAKRAQRRLNIKHGEVKEIA from the coding sequence GTGTACACCCTGACGAACGTCACCAAGAAATACACCCGGTCCAAGCGGGAGGTCATCGCCCTCAAGGATGTGACCCTCGACATCCCCGACGGTCAGCTCGTCGCCATCCAGGGCCCGACCGGCGGCGGCAAGTCGACGCTGTTGCAGATGCTGGGAGCGCTCGACCGCCCCAGCTCGGGCGATGTCTCGCTCGGCAAGTCGAGCCTGTCGACGCTCGGGGACCACAAACTGACCGCCCTCCGCGCGAGCGAGATCGGCTTCGTCTTCCAGGGCTTCAACCTCATTCCGACGCTGAGCGCCCAGGAGAATGTCGAGACCGCTCTCGCCCCGCTCCGCATCAGCGCGGGGGAGCGCAAACGCCGCGCGGCCGAGGCACTCGCGTCAGTCGGCCTCGCGGATCGCGGCAACCACCTCCCGTCCGAGCTCTCCGGCGGCCAGCAGCAGCGCGTCGCCATCGCCCGGGCACTGGCGAAGAACCCGGGTGTCCTCCTCGCGGACGAGCCGACCGGAAATCTGGACGAGGAGACCCGGGACGAGATCATGGACCTCCTGGAGGGCCTGTGGCGCGACCGCGGACTGACTGTGGTGATCGTGACCCACGACACCGCCGTCGCCAAACGTGCCCAGCGGCGGCTGAACATCAAGCACGGTGAGGTGAAAGAGATCGCCTAA
- a CDS encoding response regulator, protein MIRVLVVDDEPIAAEAHADYLTRLDGFELAGIAHSARQAQAQIARAQARSEPVDLILLDITLPDASGLELARALCAARMPIDFIAITAIRQMDTVQAALGVGVVQYLIKPFGFALFREKLGGYLRYRALLAGDHGHSTQQEVDAVFSSLRPSGRPGLPKGLTSSTLESVTGLLRRTPSPLSASEAAELLGLSRVTARRYLEHLCDDGLAVREQASLCGSKDMERPEDQRFFTGPRSVARSRCVSQGRWSIC, encoded by the coding sequence GTGATCCGCGTTCTTGTGGTCGACGACGAGCCGATCGCCGCCGAAGCCCACGCCGATTACCTCACGCGCCTCGACGGTTTCGAACTGGCGGGGATCGCGCATTCCGCTCGGCAAGCCCAGGCTCAGATCGCTCGTGCCCAAGCCCGATCGGAACCCGTCGATCTGATCCTGCTCGACATCACTCTGCCGGACGCGAGCGGGCTCGAACTGGCCCGGGCCCTCTGCGCAGCCCGAATGCCGATCGACTTCATCGCCATCACCGCGATACGCCAGATGGACACCGTGCAGGCAGCTCTTGGCGTTGGTGTTGTGCAATACCTGATCAAACCCTTCGGCTTCGCGTTGTTTCGCGAGAAGCTCGGCGGCTATCTGCGCTATCGCGCTCTTCTCGCCGGCGACCACGGTCATTCCACCCAGCAGGAAGTGGACGCGGTGTTCTCGAGCCTTCGCCCGTCGGGCCGTCCTGGACTGCCGAAAGGTCTTACGTCGAGCACGTTGGAGTCGGTGACGGGCCTCCTGCGTCGAACGCCCAGCCCGCTTTCCGCCTCCGAAGCGGCGGAGCTGCTGGGACTGTCGAGGGTCACGGCGAGGCGCTACCTGGAACACCTGTGCGACGACGGCCTCGCTGTGCGGGAGCAAGCCTCGCTGTGCGGGAGCAAAGATATGGAACGCCCGGAAGACCAGAGATTCTTTACCGGTCCACGCTCGGTGGCGCGCTCTAGGTGTGTTTCTCAGGGACGTTGGTCAATCTGCTGA
- a CDS encoding sensor histidine kinase: MGELESVRTLADALRSHSHEHANVLHTIASLLELNRAGEAKALIAGMSHTSQDLTDSLRNRVGDPVLTALLLGKSATASERGIIFRVDLEDKARLPLSGKELVTVLGNLLDNAFDAVMAKEHPRAVGLTLSRSTGTTLLEITDTGAGVPDQFDVFEMGATTKTDTATAHGIGLALVRQTVEKHGGTIHFRRKPTTVVVTLPAGAS; encoded by the coding sequence TTGGGCGAGCTTGAGTCGGTGCGCACCCTGGCCGACGCCCTGCGGTCGCACTCTCATGAGCACGCCAATGTCCTCCACACCATCGCTTCCCTGCTCGAACTCAATCGAGCGGGCGAAGCGAAGGCGCTGATCGCCGGGATGTCGCACACGAGTCAGGATCTGACGGATTCGCTCCGCAACCGCGTCGGCGATCCGGTGCTCACTGCGTTGCTCCTGGGGAAATCCGCCACGGCCAGCGAGCGCGGGATCATTTTTCGCGTAGACCTCGAAGACAAGGCGCGGCTTCCTCTCTCCGGCAAGGAACTGGTCACCGTCCTGGGCAATCTCCTCGACAACGCTTTCGACGCCGTCATGGCGAAAGAGCACCCGCGAGCGGTCGGTCTCACACTCTCCCGGTCCACCGGAACCACGCTGCTCGAGATCACGGACACGGGCGCGGGAGTTCCGGACCAGTTCGACGTCTTCGAGATGGGCGCCACCACGAAGACCGACACAGCGACGGCCCACGGCATCGGACTGGCCCTCGTGCGACAGACGGTTGAGAAGCACGGCGGCACCATTCATTTTCGCCGTAAGCCGACCACCGTGGTCGTCACCCTGCCGGCCGGGGCATCGTGA
- a CDS encoding sensor histidine kinase: MRRRAWSVAGRVFGVQVIALLVTGSVLTVVVVLDAQNAVTEDAAQKSLAVSQTIASDPSVRDALLAHDPTAALQPYALAVIGSASVDFVTIMSPKGIRFTHPHPNQIGRRFLGTISEAQAGRTITETYTGTLGPSVRAVVPILRDGQLVGIVSAGVRTASLGSEVLPRVPFLIGVLAVVALPGAAAAVTRRSLSRMIGRMLPEQMARMVQFSLCSTLFAREWSSPMGGAESSSTTTKRRTSWVFLPHRRTPRPVPRRSWASMRMSPSCWTPAVAWSKRPTSPRGACCSSTRSPRRPWAG; the protein is encoded by the coding sequence ATGCGCAGGCGTGCGTGGAGCGTGGCCGGGCGGGTTTTCGGCGTGCAGGTCATCGCCCTGCTCGTCACCGGCTCGGTCCTGACGGTCGTCGTCGTTCTCGACGCCCAGAACGCCGTCACCGAAGACGCGGCCCAGAAGAGCCTCGCCGTCAGCCAGACCATCGCCTCCGATCCGTCTGTGAGAGACGCTTTGCTCGCTCACGATCCCACTGCGGCTTTGCAGCCGTATGCGCTGGCTGTGATCGGCTCGGCCAGCGTCGACTTCGTCACGATCATGAGCCCGAAAGGGATCCGTTTCACCCACCCCCATCCCAATCAGATCGGCCGGCGTTTCCTCGGCACGATCAGCGAGGCTCAAGCCGGCAGGACCATCACCGAGACCTACACAGGCACGCTCGGCCCGTCGGTGCGCGCCGTCGTGCCCATCCTTCGAGACGGGCAGCTCGTTGGCATCGTCTCCGCGGGTGTGAGGACGGCGAGCCTCGGGAGCGAAGTGCTGCCCCGGGTCCCGTTCCTCATCGGCGTCTTGGCTGTCGTGGCGTTGCCGGGAGCTGCGGCTGCTGTCACCCGGCGCTCCCTGAGCCGGATGATCGGCCGGATGCTGCCCGAGCAGATGGCTCGGATGGTTCAGTTCAGTCTGTGCTCCACTCTGTTCGCGAGGGAGTGGTCCTCACCGATGGGCGGCGCAGAGTCGTCCTCTACAACGACGAAGCGGCGGACCTCCTGGGTCTTCCTCCCGCATCGGAGAACGCCCCGGCCCGTGCCGCGGCGGAGCTGGGCATCGATGAGGATGTCGCCGTCCTGCTGGACTCCGGCCGTCGCGTGGTCGAAGAGACCCACATCGCCCAGGGGCGCATGCTGCTCGTCAACCAGGAGTCCGCGGCGCCCGTGGGCCGGATAG
- a CDS encoding RCC1 domain-containing protein produces MKKTLISLFAAVGVSVALSLGANPVAAATPTPDAGPTAGGTRLRIGPVGVTFTAVSAGTSSVYALGDDGAVYAWGDNEYGQLGTGTTVDAHAPVKVTAPAGVSFTAVSAAGPSAYAVGDDGKTYAWGFNGYGQLGTGTTLDAHAPVAVALPAGVRFTTVSAGSLSAYALGDDGKTYAWGDNDYGQLGTGGTANAHAPVTVAVPAGVRFASVAGGSGSAYARGQDGDTYAWGDNDYGQLGRGDTANARTPVEVAAGVEVTGVLFGSLPGTAVSSQGGKTWTVTSPAHRSGTVSLSVSYTQFGERKSLTAGSFTFGKAPVVTENPASQTVSPGDSLTLTAAADGDETPTVRWQSRTPDGNWADIPDATAPQYKTNPIRTSQTYRAVFANALGTATTTPATITIATPTPPPPTPPTPAPSISSPAPLAVATGDLAATGSTIGLLGPLAALLLLASGIIAVRHRHWTGHR; encoded by the coding sequence ATGAAAAAGACCCTGATCTCTCTGTTCGCCGCTGTCGGCGTCTCCGTTGCTCTCTCCCTCGGCGCGAACCCCGTCGCGGCCGCGACACCCACCCCCGATGCCGGTCCGACCGCTGGCGGCACCCGTCTTCGGATCGGCCCCGTGGGGGTGACGTTCACCGCTGTCTCCGCGGGAACCTCGTCCGTCTATGCGCTGGGCGACGATGGCGCTGTGTACGCCTGGGGCGACAACGAATACGGTCAGCTCGGGACCGGCACGACCGTCGATGCTCATGCTCCGGTCAAAGTCACGGCTCCGGCCGGGGTGAGCTTCACCGCTGTCTCCGCCGCCGGCCCGTCGGCCTACGCCGTGGGCGATGACGGTAAGACGTACGCTTGGGGATTCAACGGCTACGGTCAGCTCGGCACGGGCACGACTCTCGATGCTCATGCTCCGGTCGCCGTCGCCCTTCCTGCTGGCGTGAGGTTCACCACCGTCTCTGCGGGGAGCCTCTCTGCCTATGCGCTGGGGGATGACGGCAAGACGTATGCCTGGGGCGACAACGACTATGGTCAGCTCGGGACGGGTGGCACCGCCAACGCTCACGCCCCGGTAACCGTCGCGGTCCCGGCCGGGGTGAGGTTCGCCTCTGTCGCTGGAGGAAGCGGGTCGGCCTACGCCCGTGGTCAGGATGGCGATACCTATGCCTGGGGCGACAACGATTACGGTCAGCTCGGCAGGGGCGACACCGCCAACGCTCGCACCCCCGTCGAGGTCGCCGCCGGAGTGGAGGTGACCGGCGTCCTTTTCGGTTCGCTTCCCGGCACTGCTGTGAGCAGTCAGGGTGGGAAGACGTGGACGGTCACATCTCCCGCGCATCGGAGCGGCACCGTCTCCCTCTCCGTCTCCTACACGCAGTTCGGAGAGCGGAAGAGCCTCACCGCTGGGAGCTTCACCTTCGGCAAGGCCCCGGTCGTCACGGAGAACCCGGCTTCCCAGACCGTGAGTCCCGGAGACTCGCTCACACTGACAGCAGCCGCCGACGGCGACGAAACCCCCACCGTTCGCTGGCAGAGCCGAACACCCGACGGAAACTGGGCGGACATCCCGGACGCGACAGCGCCCCAGTACAAGACAAACCCGATCCGGACGAGCCAGACGTATCGGGCAGTGTTCGCCAACGCCCTCGGCACCGCGACAACGACACCGGCCACCATCACGATCGCGACGCCGACGCCACCGCCCCCGACCCCACCGACACCAGCACCCTCGATCTCGTCCCCGGCCCCGCTGGCCGTCGCCACAGGAGACCTTGCAGCGACAGGCTCGACGATCGGACTCCTCGGCCCTCTCGCCGCGCTCCTGCTCCTCGCCTCAGGAATCATCGCTGTCCGTCACCGCCACTGGACTGGCCACAGATGA
- a CDS encoding signal peptidase I, with protein MWYLVGLLVWVIAPFAIGWHATTVMSDSMSPGIAAGDLAVVRPVSADQLRAGQVVQFDDPDHAGRLRLHRLVKIQGDTLTTKGDANARSDSSQVTANTVHGVGVLRVSGIGIPVKAFTEHNYLFFALLAIAAIVLIAGTRLDHAYDWIPVDDEPGEETTHESWAHQMDDDRFDGLLDLVGSGSGGHSASP; from the coding sequence GTGTGGTACCTGGTCGGCTTGCTGGTGTGGGTGATCGCTCCGTTCGCGATCGGCTGGCACGCCACCACGGTGATGTCGGACTCCATGTCGCCGGGGATCGCGGCGGGGGATCTCGCCGTCGTGCGTCCGGTGTCGGCCGATCAGCTCCGGGCGGGGCAGGTGGTCCAGTTCGACGACCCCGACCATGCCGGCCGGTTGCGGTTGCATCGGCTGGTGAAGATCCAGGGCGACACCCTGACCACCAAAGGCGACGCGAACGCCCGCTCCGACTCCTCACAGGTCACCGCGAACACGGTCCACGGCGTCGGAGTGCTCCGTGTCTCCGGGATCGGCATCCCGGTGAAAGCCTTCACCGAGCACAATTACCTCTTCTTCGCGCTCCTCGCTATCGCCGCGATCGTCCTCATCGCGGGAACCCGCCTCGATCACGCTTACGACTGGATTCCTGTCGACGACGAACCCGGGGAAGAAACCACTCACGAAAGCTGGGCACACCAAATGGACGACGACCGTTTCGACGGCCTCCTCGATCTGGTCGGCTCCGGCTCTGGCGGACACAGCGCCTCTCCCTGA
- a CDS encoding RCC1 domain-containing protein translates to MHKFFIPPRRRRWGRIFTWLLTSLCALVAVAVAGSPVAVSWAMWVGTSSNTGDSWSIGSFCTAPAALPATGDAHGGTRVALTLPATAPLAFSAVDGGNSHSLALASEGTVWAWGYNLYGQLGDGTTTESHVPVQVKGLEGKTIAAIAAGGNRSTVLASDGTVWDWGYGKQGQLGNGVAADSGTPVQGLEGKTIAALADGFDHTLALASRGAVWAWGYNLYGQLGEGTTVNSLAPVQVKAADRTVGKATGVAVGGSAAADIVMADCPELTVIFTTPAHAAGATDITVTTQTKSGAPGPTLTYSGGFAYTT, encoded by the coding sequence ATGCATAAGTTTTTCATCCCCCCGCGACGACGGCGGTGGGGGAGAATCTTCACCTGGCTGCTCACCAGCCTCTGCGCGCTCGTCGCCGTCGCTGTCGCCGGGTCGCCCGTAGCGGTCTCCTGGGCCATGTGGGTCGGAACCAGCAGCAACACCGGTGACAGCTGGAGCATCGGCTCCTTCTGCACCGCCCCCGCAGCCCTCCCCGCCACGGGCGACGCCCATGGCGGAACCCGCGTCGCACTCACCCTCCCCGCTACCGCCCCTCTCGCCTTCAGCGCTGTCGACGGCGGCAATAGCCACAGCCTCGCCTTGGCCTCGGAGGGCACGGTCTGGGCGTGGGGATACAACCTTTACGGTCAGCTGGGCGATGGCACCACTACCGAATCCCATGTCCCGGTGCAGGTGAAGGGTCTCGAGGGGAAGACCATCGCGGCGATCGCTGCGGGCGGCAATCGCAGCACGGTGTTGGCCTCCGATGGGACGGTCTGGGACTGGGGGTACGGCAAACAAGGTCAGCTGGGCAATGGCGTCGCCGCGGACTCCGGCACTCCGGTGCAGGGGCTCGAGGGCAAGACCATCGCCGCTCTCGCCGACGGTTTCGACCACACCCTCGCCCTCGCCTCCCGCGGCGCTGTCTGGGCGTGGGGATACAACCTCTACGGGCAGCTGGGCGAGGGCACCACCGTGAACTCCCTCGCCCCGGTGCAGGTGAAAGCAGCCGACAGGACCGTGGGCAAAGCCACCGGGGTCGCCGTGGGAGGCAGCGCCGCCGCCGATATCGTCATGGCGGATTGCCCCGAACTCACTGTGATCTTCACCACGCCCGCCCATGCCGCCGGTGCGACCGATATCACCGTGACCACACAGACCAAGTCCGGCGCTCCCGGACCCACTCTCACTTATTCCGGAGGATTCGCATACACCACCTGA